Genomic window (Ammospiza nelsoni isolate bAmmNel1 chromosome 17, bAmmNel1.pri, whole genome shotgun sequence):
gagattATGAAAAGTCTAGAAAAGGCAAAttttggaaagcagcagctttaaGGTGGGGATGAAACACAGagggcctggctgctgccatcaCTTCAGTCCTGCAACACCAGTGCCAGAAGCCAAAGTaacctctgctgggagcatcCCAATATCCCAAAGGCTGTGGGACTGGGCTGGGTCATCACAGGATGGAAATCTTAGATTGCTccttccaggctctgctctAAGTGCTGCTTCAAGTCATATCTCTGTTCACTGGTGATCTGACACTTCAGCATTCCAGTAACAGGAGAAGGTGTTTTCCACAAGAAGCTGAAGTTCTACCCTCCGAGTGGCCCAAGGCTGGTCTTGTACCTTGAGAAattactctttcttttcctaACAGAattccagggggaaaaaaatggcatCCTGTTTGTCCTTACCCCAGGCTGCAGTTTCCAGCATGGAAACTACTGCTTCCATTGGAAGGCTTACATTGCATGTGCAACAAAGACCAACATTCCCAGGCTTCATTTGATCCTCATTTGCTTAGGAGAGGGaaccagagatgctgcagcctgGATGATTTAACATAACTACAACTGGAAAACATCTAAAACACAACATATACAGTGCCAGAAGTGTGGTGTCTGATGTGGCCCAGTAATACTGGAGCAGGTACACACACCCTATCACACAGCCATGACATCCAGCCACACCATTCTGATCCTTCCATTCTCTGTTGCCAAGGGGTTTGTTATATAACTGCACACATAAAGGGAAAGATCTGTAAAATATACAGACACAAATATGCTCCttgctttgttgttttgctAAAGTTTTGAAAAATGTCTTGGGATCCTCAAAACCAATAGCCCATGAAAGACAGAATACTTGATTCCTGTTGGATAGCAGCAGgatgaggatttttttctgcagctcagATCAGTTTGATTAAACAAGCGTTTTGTTGCAGCCATCATACAGTGCTCATTAAAAAATACTCTACATTTGTGTAGCATTTATCATCCAAGAATCTCATCATGTTTtacaaaatgtaattaattaaaCTTTACAACTCCCCCCAGAGAGGGATAAGGAAAATGGAGAGATGCTTTAATCCATCACTGAactgcagcaggtgctgggttagaggaaagcagcttttcagcagcacacagcagcactggatCAAGAAGAGAACATCTCCAGGCAAAGTCACTCAGGGAATATATCCCACACCTTGTGTTTGCATGAACTGTGCACTTCCACAAAAGGTTAAATGCCAATTCTTGCAGAGAAGAGGGGGATTTTTCACCCCCATCCCTCTCCCCAGGTTTGTATCTGAGGCACTCGGCAGCACAATGCCTTCCACTGAATCCCAAGCAGTGCTAAAGCCCAGGGGCACCCACGACCCTGCTGGAACCCAGGAGGCAGAAGATATAAAGCCACACAGCTACAGATTGCATCTCACAGTCCTGGAATGCTGTGCAAGCTGGTGCTTAAAGTGGAGGGAGAGTAAAGTCCCTTTAATCCCTCGCTTacttccctctcccctccccatctGTAAATCCACACCTGTTAAAGGTCACCCTGaaatgaaatacatttaaatgcttcctgctgctgcttggctccCCTGTCCTGGTCCCCTGTGATCCCTCCCAGTccaccctgcagagcagagggaaggggggTGCCCACATGCCCTGCTTGAATGTCAGTGTCTCATGGCTGAAATCCCACCCGACTCTTGGTGATCTTTAGAGAGGAATCTCCCTCTCACCCTGCCTTTAGGAGCAGATAGGATAACACGGCCATGGGGCAAACCTGATTAGGCAGATCTGTTATGCCACTTTCACTACCTAGGAAAAGGTAGAATTTGATCTGgtgcaggctggggagggaatgCAAAGGATCGCTTTAGTGAGAAAGTATGGCAACAAAACCACAGGGAAATGTGCCAGGAGAGAATGATCCAAACAAACACATGGAGGGGAATGGATAGAGCAGCACCAACTCATTCACCAGTGATCAACAGAGCTGTGAATCCAATGGCAACTGCATGTATGGATTACAGAAAAAGCCTTCACCTAACCCTGGGAATACAAACCCTGCTAGTTCTCGGCAGGAAGATGTGCTGGGTTGAGACTGGCTGTGGTCTGGGATCTGCAGGAAACAACATCAACAGGTGCCACAGGGCTTTGGAGGCAATAATTCCCAAAGCCACCAGTGCCTTTGGTTTGAGTGAGGCTCAGTGTCAGCAAGTGAGCTTCTTCCAAGAAACAAGGTAGGAGAGAGAGAACAGTCGTTGGCTGCTTCAGCTGGAAGGTCAGAGAGACAAATTCcacatttattttcatcagACATAAATGTGGGATGAGAGAAGTACAAGGATTGTGCTGGAGGAACTGACAATGAAGATGGTAACAAGGTGATTTATTTTAACCTCTGTCACATCATTTAATTAGTCTCCAAACCCTCCCCTGATAATATGAGGCCCATTTGTACATCCTCCCTGCTGGCCCACTCACACTTAGCCAAACAGACACGTGGATAAAATGGAATTTATCACACCAATCTTCTCCCACTAATGAAGGCAGATCGCCCTGCCCTTCTGGACTGATATCACCGTGCCATTCCCAGTGGGTACATGCCTTTCCTCTTTTTAGCATGAAGAAACTGGGTTTTACTGGTCCCTGGTTCTGCTTTCATGTTTGTCTCTGGGAAGCAGCCTCAGATACAGCTGTTGCTGCAGCAGATTTATCTCTGTGAAAATTCCTGCTTTGGTTTTGCAAGTGTTTTAATTAACGTACATTATTTTAGTACACTTTACTACTGATAGCATGTAATTATCTCCCCACAGGTATATATTTAGCTAACCACCAGGCTGATCAAAGACTTATAAAATAAGGTACTTTTGCAACTGACACCGGATACAAGCAAAGGCCAGCAAGGCAGGACcaaaggaggagggaggaattCCCCCTCCACACTCCTAAACCCAGGGCTCAAATTTCACCACTTAAAAAGATGATCACAACATTAATGTACACATTTTATCACAGGAGCATGAAGATGCATCAACACTCAAGTGctgtgaaggagaaaagaacTATGTACATGCTAAACTATTAATCATTGGTAAGTGATCTCCTCTGCAAAGTGTTTTGAGGTTGATGAAGGAAAATGGCTCTATAATAACACAGAGCAAGCAATCTGCTTGCAATCACAGGTTCATTCTCTCAACTGCTTTTGCCATGTCAATCCCTAGGTATTATTATCTCTGCAAGGCAATTCACCATTTCCTGAGGAGGTCTGGCCATGGAAGAGATTTCAAACTCCACTCCCTTTTCTTATCCTATTCAATGCTGGAGTCTGGTTTCCACTGCCAGCACAATTTTAGATGAACGATGCTGaaaccccagcagctgctctgctctcaccacaCCAGACTGTtcatgcaattaaaaaataactgaCTGGATGAAGCAACCTGGGGCCATAACTTTTCTCCAAATTACTGGCTGATAGAATGTGCATCTCTCTGTTGAGCTTCTGCAAGAGCTGGTAGCCTGtgatttctctttctccttgaTGGCTGCAGCTCCTTAACCTATGCTGGTGGGAATTCATCAGATTGAAATGAGTGCTTTGGAGCCAAGAGGCTTCCTGTGCCAAACCACATGTTTCAGAACCGTATCTGGTCCACAAACCACTGAAGGTTTGATCCTTTATTAAAAGCACTAGGTGCTTTGTCATCAGTTTCAGTGGGCACGGGATCATTTAGGTAAATCCTCGTTTCTTGACCTTCTTGAAGGCCACTCTGTGCTCCCTCACACACCTGCAGACACTGTGTCTGTGTATTCCTGCAGGACCACTGACCACCCACCCAGGTGAGGGCCTAAGTGTTCAAAGGGTGGCACATGGAACAGGAAACATGATCCCAACCTCTGAGGGAGGCTGTTCTGCTTTTTACTTCTCCTTTTCAGCAACTCAGATGAAGTGTGACTTAACTTTTTGGGCCACATCTGAATCTTTGGACTAAAAGCTGCAATATTATGTGTTACCCTTGTTAGTGGAGGAAGGAAATCTCTTTTGTATCCATTGACGTGTTTTGCAAAATGCTCTGTGTgttttgaatttatttctatttttatttctacttctATTATTTCTATGCCATTACGTACAAACTTCACAGCATTTTCTAGAGAGGTCTTCACTAAGATGAAAACCTCAGGGCAACACTCCATTaggcttttatttttagagGTTGGGTTAAACCTTCTTGAAATTGGTAGGTTTAACTGCATTCCTTTATTTAAGGTAGCTGAAGGAGACATTAAGTCTATTGCCACCCACAATACAAGATTGCTCAAGAACCTGAAGGCTCTGGGAGGACAATTTGGAGTAGGatattaaaaggaaagaaggttATGTGTGGATGCTATGGTTCAGGTGGAggaagagacagaaagacagagtATGGAAACAATCAGAGAACGGAAACTTCAAAGAGCCTGAACAATCATTGATATAAGACCTGGAATGAATACAAGGATTTGGGGTCACATTGCTGCCTGAAGCAGGTGTGGAGCTCTAAGCATGGCAACTGGTTCTCAGTGTGTGAATTCTTCTGTGGTCAGGAAAAAAGAGCCACGAGAATTCTTGTAAGCAAACAGAAACACATCAGAAACATCTTTGTCACAGATCCTCCCATCTGGATCCACCAACAAGACCCTGAGTtttggccagcagcacaggTCAAAAGCAGGAAATGTGCAGCAAAACCTCCTGCACATCTGTAccattcttttcttcctgctgggTCAGGTTAAGGTGGCATAAAgagaacagctctgctcctctcaccCTGCCAGCATGGGCAGCTCAGGCCAAGGCTTGAGTCACTGCTGCCTCTAATTGAATTGGAGATGGATCCTCATTAAGGATGTCTTACCCTAACAATCCAAATTTCCCCAGATCTTGCTATAAGCAGTTTGAGCAGCTTTATGTGCTCCTCTGATCTGCAGGGAACTCCTTAAAACGAGGCCCCCGCCACTGGCTTTCTTCCTGTAGGTGAATTAATCTGCCTTGCATGAGTAATCCTATTTAAAACAATAGGTTGCCTTGCAAGAATGAGGGAAGCAAGTTTGGAGCATGATTTTCTGCAAGTACTGTAAAAAGGGCACATAGTAGTTCATCAGGGGACACTTCAGCCATAAAACGACAGTTACCGGTAAAGtccaataataaaataaaggatAATCTCATAAGAGGATTTTAAACTCATTTAGCAGGGTCTAAATTTGGAACCCTTTCTTCAGGTGATCAGACACACTATACATTTCTAATCTTACTTTCTgttaataaggaaaaaaaaattgaaaatcaaGCAGCAAGCAATGTAttccttctgcctttttaaaaaaagtatatgatgtgatgtgatgttaTGTTATGCTATGTTATGTTATGCTGTAGAAGTACTCaatgtaaataaattaattttggtaAAATAGAAGGTGAAACTAGACACAGATACCAGTCTCTGATGTGTGACACAGTTCCATATATCTTCAGACAGCACAAGTCCCTCAGCTCATTTAATACCAGGTAGCAAAACCCTGCAGACTCCAAGAATCCTGCagtggcaggagggaggagtATGGAATAAGACTCTGTGAGCTGAGAAGTAAAAGCTGCAGAGATTAGTGTTTATGTGGGAGCCCTGTGGGCTCCTTTCAGCGTCCTTAATTTAGTTTTCATCTCTGATCCGCTCTACCAGTCCTCTGTGGGATGGAGATTTCATATCCCGGAATCCCGGGGTGCTGTTTGACCTGTCAGGGGCAGCGGGGGAGCGGCTGCTCCCTGTTTACCGCTGCAGCATTTGGCTTTTCAGCTTCAGCAcaataaacaacaacaaaccctGACACTGCCATGAACCTGCACGGGAGGATTTGAAGCCTCTAGAGGTCACTACACGGGGACCATCAGCCGCAGCCGCTGCCTGCGAGTGACACCTGCTGGAGTCACACCTGGTGCCAccacccagggctgcaggtgtgCCCAAACTCCCCAGCAAGGCtctggggaaaaggaaataaatctggGTGGCTCTTTCCCGTTTTACTCTGAGCTGATGCAGTCTCACCTCAAATTCTGCATGCAGTTTTGGGCGCCACAACACAAGATATAAAGCAATTTAGAGGAGGCTACAGAGATGGGGAAAGGTCGAGGGGAGAAGCAAAAGAAGGAGTGGTTGATGTGACTTGGGTAGTTctgctggaggagactgaggggagattcatcagggctgcagctcctcccgagGGGCAGCGTAGGGGCAGCTCcaatctctgctctctgggaaTGGCTGGAATGTCAGGGGGAATATCAGTAAAAGGTTCTACTCCCAGAGGGGAGTGGGGCACTGACCAGGCTCCCCAAGAAATGGTCACAGCCACTCTCAGGtctgcacaggctgctccatgCAGGGCCAGCACAACTCTGTTTGACtctgatccttgtgggtcccttccaactctggATATTCATgtatcaggaaaataaaatttatcttTATCTGCACATTAACTGCTCAACCACTCTGGTTATACGGGTTTATTTACACTGTGTACCCCAACCCAGCCTCTCCTTTTGCCTTTGACACCcttccagaggagctggagcgGAACACAGCGTATTCCCACAGGGAAAAGTCTTCAGTGGGCACTGAAAATTAACTTCTTAGAGTACAATAAGTGTCAATTTCAATGTATGTTGCAGTATATGCTGTCTGTGAGCACATATTTACCGTGTTAGAGCTGTAACTTAAGAACACACTGGAGAAGGTTCATTTGTGGGACATCGACAAGATTGCTGATGGAGACGTGTGAAGATGCTGATGACAACTTGTGAATTTTTCTATATTTCCTCACAATCTGAAGCCCTGCAAGGAGGGCACCTGACACCCTGTAACGTGGGACGGTGCGAGGCGCTGCCCTGGGGGATTGAGGGACATGATCAGGAGTTGTTTACCATCCCCTGAGGAACAGCACAGCTGATGAAGGGACCTGCTGGATTGCAAATGAAGGGAAAATCCCTCAGGTGccctctgccaggctggcagtgcctgtggcACCTGGGGCAGAGTGTGCAGCCCCCACTGGGGAATTGACTCCCAGAGaggagatcacagaatcatggaatgttGAGGGATTGGgagaaccttaaagatcatccagttccaaccctctgccatgggcagggacaccttccactggatcaCGTTGCTACATTCCCCGTCCAATCTTGTCTTGGACACTTGCGGGGagggggcagccacagcttctctgggcaacctgtgccagggtttCACCACACTCACACGGAGGAAATTTTTCTGAATATCTAATCAAAATTTCCCCCACTTCCAATTAGTacccattactccttgtcctgtccctaGGACAGGCTGCACGGGCGCAAGGCGGCACCGGGACCGCCATGGGCCCTCATGAGGGGGCCGGGACACACCCAACATGGCGGCGGGACACACCCAACATGGCGGCGGGACACACACCCAACATGGCGGCGGCCCCGTCCCGCCCGCCGGCCGCGTTCTCGTCCCTAGGACGGGCTGAATGGGCTCAAGGCGGCACCGGGACCACCATGGTCCCTCCTGAGGGAACAGTGACACACCCAACATGGCGGCGGGACACACCCAACATGGCGCCGGCCCCGTCCCGCCCGCCGCGTTCCCgcccttccctcctcccatGAGCCCCCGCGCGCGTCCCTTCCGGGCACACCAAGATGGCGAAGCCGGGTGAGTGCGGGGGGATCAAGGTGACCGCGGCgttcccctccttccctccctcagccccgcgCTGACCgggctctctccctctccctgccgCAGTTCTCCTCAAGGACACCAAGCTGATGGACGTGAAGCTGGGCcagctgggcagctggctgGCCATGAGGGACTTCACCCCCGGCGGCATCTTGGGGGCCATCCGGAGAGGTGAGGGGGATGCGGGGGAGGCCCGGAGGGTGCGGGACCTTCATTCTTTCTCCTGAGGGAGCCAGGGATAATAGCGCACAGTAATCCCTGCCTGCCAGAGAGGATGATGCCTGAGGGGAGGGTGTCTGGCAGCGCAGGGGCTGCTCCATGGCCAATTTTGCTTCCCAGAGCAGTTTCTCCTGTAACATCTCGTTTTCCCATCTGTAAATTTATTTCTCGTGTGGGTTTTATGCGCTAGATGTTTGTTCTCAGTGTTCCTTCTTGTATAAAGGGGAAATGGGGTGCCTTTAGTCCTGAACCCTTTGGCTGGAAATCTTGGGGTTTTACAGCATCACAAGTAAACAAAAAAGGATTAAAAGGCAATTGATCCCTAAAGATGGTGAAAGAGGAGACAGAGCCCTTATGGATCACTTTGGGACCAATGTCATTTGCTGCAGATACAAATGTCATTCAGGTAGATTTAAACACAAAATGTCAAATGTGTCTGCCTTTGATAATACATGTGTGCATGTATATATTGTATGGAAGATAATTCAATAGAAGCTTGAGCTCATGAAAGTCCTAataatatttaggaaaaaattgggaattttttttttcttttttttttttttttttaaggcttaGGTCTATTAACTTGGGATCACCTTGCTCAACCAATACACAGGTTGCCTCCTCTCAGACTTGCTTCTGAGACCTTCAGATGTGTCATTAGAACCAATTTCCTGAAGTTTTGTGAACCCAGGCTGCTTCTTTCTCTCACAGGGTAACACACAACCCATCTGGCTGCTCTGAAaccttttcctcctccacagGTCACCAGAGATACTACAACAAATACATCAACGTGAGGAAGGGGGGCCTCGGGGGTCTCTCCATGTTGCTGGCTGGGTATATTGTCCTCAGCTACATGTGGAGCTACAGTCACATCAGTAAGTAAAAACCATGGCTCAGTGTGTGCAGGGCAGCTTGGAAGGTTGCCTGGGGGATAAAAACAatcacctgctgctgcttttcgaaataaaatgaaagattgTTGGCAAACAAACTTCTTTTAGCTGTAGAAAACTTGAATGCGATTTTCTTGGCAATGGAGAAAGTTTAGACCTTGGTGTCTGTCTGACCTGACAGCACCTAGGAAATAAATGCTCAGGGGTTTTTCAGAATGCTTTCTTGCCTGGAATTTCAGGTGtggtgggttgttttttttttttcttgagagtTCAGCAGAATTAAAttgctgtgctttgctgcagAGCACGACCGCAGGAGGAAATACCACTGAGACACCCTGAGAAGgtgaagctgcagctcctggcacagctgccctgaCAGAAGACATCAGAACTATGGATACTAAACCTGTACTCTTGTGACCAATAATAAAGTGCATACACTTTACATTTCCTGAGCTGACATTCTCCTAATTGAATTGTTAATTGTACTGTGCAAATAAATTTGTCTTCTGAGAGTTTCACCCCTCAAGGTAAGTTCAGAGggaaagcagctg
Coding sequences:
- the ATP5MF gene encoding ATP synthase subunit f, mitochondrial; amino-acid sequence: MAKPVLLKDTKLMDVKLGQLGSWLAMRDFTPGGILGAIRRGHQRYYNKYINVRKGGLGGLSMLLAGYIVLSYMWSYSHIKHDRRRKYH